A window from Triticum aestivum cultivar Chinese Spring chromosome 6D, IWGSC CS RefSeq v2.1, whole genome shotgun sequence encodes these proteins:
- the LOC123142527 gene encoding NADH dehydrogenase [ubiquinone] iron-sulfur protein 2, translated as GPGLSESAKVKWWAYPSQPGVCWDSRRAAPYDVHDQSDLDVPVGTRGDRYDRYCIRIEEMRQSVQIIVQCPNQMPSGMIKADDRKLCPPSRSRMKLSMESSIHHFELYTEGFSVPAPSTYTAIEAPKGEFCVFLVSNGSNRPYRCKIRAPGFAHSQGLDSMSKHHMPADVVTIIGTQDIVFGEVDI; from the exons GGCCCGGGCCTAAGTGAAAGTGCAAAAGTGAAGTGGTGGGCCTACCCATCCCAACCTGGGGTATGCTGGGATTCGCGAAGAGCAGCACCTTACGATGTTCATGACCAATCGGATCTTGACGTACCAGTAGGTACCAGAGGAGATCGCTATGATCGTTACTGTATCCGTATTGAAGAGATGCGACAAAGTGTTCAGATCATTGTGCAATGTCCTAATCAAATGCCTAGTGGCATGATCAAAGCCGATGATCGTAAGCTATGTCCTCCATCACGATCTCGAATGAAACTATCCATGGAAT CCTCAATTCACCATTTCGAACTTTATACAGAAGGTTTTTCCGTACCAGCTCCTTCTACCTATACCGCAATTGAAGCACCTAAAGGTGAATTTTGTGTCTTTCTTGTCAGTAATGGGAGTAATCGTCCCTACCGTTGTAAAATAAGAGCACCTGGCTTTGCCCATTCACAAGGACTCGATTCTATGTCCAAACATCACATGCCAGCAGATGTAGTCACCATCATAGGTACTCAAGATATTGTGTTTGGAGAGGTAGATATATAG